A region from the Kribbella shirazensis genome encodes:
- a CDS encoding CehA/McbA family metallohydrolase produces the protein MAVTSYRRRWTLDDRAESVWHSLPVDIPADCPGLLVTLTIPPVEGAVIDIGCEGAAGWRGWSGGARRTFAITPDAATPGYLPGELEPGTWWIVLGLHRVPVEGVELLVEAVTGPVTTIPGLTEYADASAAIAVPPRPPRRTLPASSGLKWIAGDFHAHSLHSDGSTPVANLAALGVSAGLDVLAVTDHNTVAHHAELPALGKRFGIGLIPGQEVTTDTGHANAFGEIGAIDFRRPAAIWGSEVARRGGLLSINHPLGGDCSWRHPLPEHPPLAEIWHSSWLDHTWGGPIAWWQAWGLEGTTPIGGSDWHNPTSLTPPGSPTTWIAVDASAEGPDELPTATLEALAAGRTALSWSYTAPVLVRADDELIALNAPNTLVISPDGTRHPVRTPQTHLPATPGPHLLITHTGQLLSTCT, from the coding sequence ATGGCCGTCACGTCGTACCGTCGGCGCTGGACCCTCGACGACCGCGCCGAGTCGGTCTGGCACTCACTGCCCGTCGACATCCCGGCCGACTGCCCCGGACTGCTCGTCACCCTCACCATCCCGCCGGTCGAAGGCGCCGTCATCGACATCGGCTGCGAGGGAGCGGCCGGCTGGCGCGGATGGTCCGGCGGCGCGCGCCGAACGTTCGCGATCACCCCCGACGCCGCCACCCCCGGCTACCTCCCCGGCGAACTCGAACCCGGCACCTGGTGGATCGTCCTCGGCCTCCACCGAGTACCCGTCGAAGGCGTCGAACTCCTCGTCGAAGCAGTCACCGGCCCGGTCACCACGATCCCCGGCCTGACGGAGTACGCCGACGCTTCGGCCGCAATCGCAGTACCGCCGCGGCCACCCCGCCGTACCCTCCCCGCCTCCTCCGGACTGAAGTGGATCGCCGGCGACTTCCACGCGCACTCGCTGCACTCCGACGGCTCCACCCCGGTCGCCAACCTCGCCGCACTGGGTGTCTCGGCCGGCCTCGACGTACTCGCCGTCACCGACCACAACACCGTCGCCCACCACGCCGAACTCCCCGCCCTCGGCAAACGCTTCGGCATCGGCCTCATCCCCGGCCAGGAAGTCACCACCGACACCGGCCACGCCAATGCATTCGGTGAAATCGGCGCCATCGACTTCCGCCGTCCCGCCGCCATCTGGGGCTCCGAAGTCGCCCGGCGCGGCGGCCTGCTCTCGATCAACCACCCGCTCGGCGGCGACTGCTCCTGGCGCCACCCGCTCCCTGAACACCCGCCCCTCGCCGAGATCTGGCACTCCTCGTGGCTGGACCACACATGGGGCGGCCCCATCGCGTGGTGGCAGGCCTGGGGGCTGGAAGGCACCACACCCATCGGCGGCAGCGACTGGCACAACCCCACGTCCCTCACCCCACCCGGCAGCCCCACAACCTGGATCGCCGTCGACGCCTCCGCGGAAGGCCCCGACGAGCTCCCCACAGCCACCCTCGAAGCCCTGGCCGCCGGCCGAACCGCCCTCTCCTGGTCCTACACCGCCCCCGTCCTCGTCCGCGCCGACGACGAACTCATCGCCCTCAACGCCCCCAACACCCTCGTCATCTCCCCCGACGGCACCCGCCACCCCGTCCGCACCCCCCAAACCCACCTCCCCGCCACCCCTGGCCCCCACCTCCTAATAACCCACACCGGCCAACTCCTCTCCACCTGCACCTAA
- a CDS encoding MerR family transcriptional regulator, whose product MTSYSPAEAAAQSGFSIDTLRYYEREGILPRIERSAGGRRVYSEGDLWMLGFLRCLRDTGMSIEQLRRYGELSRDDTTMPERVALLEEHAASIRARIAELGAVLTRVEEKADWYRGELRRTEDKTS is encoded by the coding sequence ATGACGAGCTACTCGCCGGCCGAGGCAGCCGCACAATCCGGGTTCAGCATCGATACGTTGCGCTATTACGAGCGCGAAGGCATTCTGCCGCGCATCGAGCGCAGCGCCGGTGGGCGTCGTGTGTACAGCGAAGGCGATCTCTGGATGCTTGGATTCCTGCGTTGCCTGCGGGACACAGGTATGTCGATCGAGCAGCTGCGTCGGTACGGCGAGTTGAGCCGTGATGACACCACAATGCCGGAGCGAGTCGCTTTGCTCGAGGAGCACGCCGCCTCGATCCGGGCGAGGATTGCCGAGCTCGGCGCGGTCCTCACCCGGGTCGAGGAGAAGGCGGACTGGTACCGCGGGGAGCTCCGCCGGACGGAGGACAAGACGTCCTGA
- a CDS encoding aldo/keto reductase — MNTPTMALGAMYFGTRVDERTAFSILDRYAELGGAFIDTSDNYSFWTSETGFGGQSEALLGRWLASNSGVRVRLSTKVGAQPTRVGGFPDHLEGLREDVVRGAMAQSLERLGVDSVDLYWAHVEDPTVPVEDLVETFGGLVRDGLTARWGLSNHPSWLVERIRATAERVGHPQPVAYQERYSYLQPAGGMAVEGQPIPLGMLSPDGLDFLRRNPSFDGWVYTATLQGRYDRNDRPLETEYRHPGTERRLAALNRVATARGLRPGQVVLAWLASGSPALTPIVGVSSVEQVEEAVVGASTVLTEEELAALDGA, encoded by the coding sequence ATGAACACACCCACGATGGCCCTCGGGGCGATGTACTTCGGCACCAGGGTGGACGAACGGACCGCCTTCTCGATCCTCGACCGATACGCCGAACTGGGCGGGGCCTTCATCGACACCTCCGACAACTACAGCTTCTGGACCTCCGAGACCGGCTTCGGCGGCCAGAGCGAGGCGCTGCTGGGCCGCTGGCTGGCGTCCAACTCCGGGGTCCGCGTCCGCCTCAGTACCAAGGTCGGTGCCCAGCCCACGCGGGTCGGCGGATTCCCCGACCACCTTGAAGGACTGCGCGAGGACGTCGTGCGCGGAGCCATGGCACAGAGCTTGGAGCGGCTGGGCGTGGACAGTGTGGACCTGTACTGGGCGCACGTCGAAGACCCGACCGTTCCGGTGGAGGACCTGGTCGAGACGTTCGGCGGCTTGGTCCGTGACGGCCTGACCGCTCGCTGGGGTCTTTCGAACCACCCGTCCTGGCTGGTCGAGCGGATCCGGGCCACCGCCGAACGCGTCGGCCACCCGCAGCCAGTCGCTTACCAGGAGCGCTACTCCTACCTCCAGCCCGCCGGCGGCATGGCCGTGGAAGGCCAGCCGATCCCGCTGGGAATGCTGTCACCGGACGGCCTGGACTTCCTGCGCCGCAACCCGTCGTTCGACGGCTGGGTCTACACCGCCACCCTCCAGGGCCGATACGACCGCAACGACCGCCCACTCGAGACCGAGTACCGCCACCCCGGCACCGAACGACGGCTGGCGGCGCTGAACCGCGTCGCCACTGCGCGCGGACTCCGCCCGGGTCAGGTGGTGCTCGCGTGGCTGGCCTCCGGGAGCCCGGCGCTGACCCCGATCGTCGGAGTCAGCAGCGTCGAACAGGTCGAGGAGGCCGTGGTGGGCGCGTCCACCGTCCTCACCGAGGAGGAACTGGCGGCGCTGGACGGCGCCTAG
- a CDS encoding NYN domain-containing protein translates to MGVIRVGMPGMSAWEGQTGVVDGGRSRVVVVDAANVVGSRPDGWWRDRVGAARRLLVRITALQEQLPDTDVIVVLEGAACRAVSGDDAPDTGRVRVVLASGSGDDTIASVAAEVVAQPHHPAVTVVTADRGLRQRVEPTGATTTGPRWLLDQLDTPPQQPTT, encoded by the coding sequence ATGGGAGTGATCCGGGTCGGCATGCCCGGCATGAGTGCCTGGGAAGGGCAGACTGGGGTGGTGGATGGTGGGCGGAGTCGGGTGGTCGTGGTTGATGCTGCGAACGTGGTCGGGTCGCGGCCGGACGGTTGGTGGCGGGATCGGGTGGGGGCTGCGCGGCGGTTGCTCGTTCGGATTACTGCGTTGCAGGAACAGCTGCCTGACACGGACGTGATCGTGGTCCTGGAGGGGGCGGCTTGCCGGGCTGTGTCCGGGGACGATGCACCTGATACCGGTCGTGTTCGGGTGGTGCTGGCGTCAGGTTCTGGTGACGACACGATTGCGAGCGTGGCAGCAGAAGTTGTTGCCCAGCCACATCATCCGGCGGTCACGGTCGTCACCGCAGACCGCGGCCTCCGCCAACGAGTAGAACCCACCGGCGCCACAACCACCGGCCCCCGCTGGCTCCTGGACCAATTAGACACCCCACCCCAACAACCAACCACCTGA
- a CDS encoding response regulator transcription factor — MPDRIRLLLVDDQILSRGLLRSGLERERDLEIVAELNRSDDVVGAAKRHRANVALVDAAGPGDDSITVTTSLRTSIPECRVVMLTTYGRPVHLRRGLDAGAKGFALKGSPAPQLADAVRRVHLGLRVVDANLAAENLQYSETPLNADETDTLRAARDGGSVALMAQKLDVSERVVRTRLWSAIGKTGAHTRSDAIQIAEENGWLLD, encoded by the coding sequence TTGCCCGACCGGATTCGGCTGTTGCTGGTCGACGACCAGATCCTCAGCCGAGGTTTGCTCCGTAGCGGTCTGGAGCGGGAGCGCGATCTGGAGATCGTTGCCGAGCTCAACCGTTCCGATGACGTGGTCGGCGCGGCGAAGCGTCATCGTGCGAACGTGGCCCTGGTCGACGCGGCCGGTCCGGGGGACGACAGCATCACGGTCACCACGAGTCTGCGTACGTCGATACCGGAGTGCCGGGTCGTGATGCTCACGACGTACGGCCGCCCGGTGCACCTGCGGCGCGGCCTCGACGCCGGGGCGAAGGGGTTCGCATTGAAAGGCAGCCCGGCGCCGCAGCTCGCCGACGCGGTACGGCGGGTGCACCTGGGCCTCCGTGTAGTCGACGCGAACCTCGCGGCGGAGAACCTCCAGTACTCCGAGACCCCGCTGAACGCTGACGAGACAGACACGCTCCGCGCCGCCCGTGACGGCGGGTCGGTCGCGCTGATGGCGCAGAAGCTCGACGTCTCCGAGCGCGTCGTACGCACCCGCCTCTGGTCAGCCATCGGCAAAACCGGCGCCCACACCCGCTCCGACGCAATCCAAATAGCCGAAGAAAACGGCTGGCTCCTCGACTGA
- a CDS encoding Rv3654c family TadE-like protein, with translation MTRSERGGATLHVLFAAVLLFTALVAATLWSAVSTARHRLTAAADLTALSAAQSLTASQYVDPDEPHAAITPPKTPCETAARTAALNKVQLTACQVTSTAVTVQVSLQLDLRFTQPTMTSIARAGPV, from the coding sequence ATGACCCGCTCCGAGAGAGGCGGCGCCACACTCCACGTCCTCTTCGCCGCAGTACTCCTCTTCACAGCTCTCGTCGCAGCCACGCTGTGGTCGGCAGTCTCCACCGCCCGCCACAGACTCACCGCCGCCGCCGACCTGACCGCTCTAAGCGCCGCGCAATCCCTGACCGCCAGCCAGTACGTCGACCCCGACGAACCGCATGCCGCGATCACGCCTCCGAAGACACCCTGTGAGACCGCAGCACGCACGGCCGCACTCAACAAGGTTCAGCTCACCGCATGCCAAGTCACTTCCACCGCAGTAACGGTGCAGGTGTCGCTCCAACTCGACCTCAGGTTCACTCAGCCGACGATGACCTCGATTGCCCGCGCCGGCCCTGTCTGA
- a CDS encoding TadE family type IV pilus minor pilin, producing MTAELALALPVLVLLLLLGIWSIGLVVLNIRCIDAARDVARAVARGEPADQAKAIGRRTVPNGTISITRDTSDIHVTVTAAPTHKPPLLTLVTPTHITATATLQAEPDAP from the coding sequence GTGACGGCTGAGCTGGCGCTCGCCCTTCCGGTGCTGGTTTTGCTGCTGTTGTTGGGGATCTGGTCCATCGGTCTCGTGGTCCTGAACATCCGCTGCATCGACGCCGCCCGCGACGTGGCCCGCGCAGTAGCCCGCGGCGAACCAGCCGATCAAGCAAAAGCAATCGGCCGCCGCACCGTCCCGAACGGCACCATCTCCATCACCCGAGACACCTCAGACATCCACGTAACCGTCACGGCCGCGCCCACCCACAAGCCGCCCCTCCTAACCCTCGTCACTCCCACCCACATAACGGCAACCGCCACCCTCCAAGCCGAACCGGACGCACCATGA
- a CDS encoding DUF4244 domain-containing protein: protein MPQAATATSNHPTNPPSTHSANAANPHNHKPANNSDRAPEHTAPDPSHPDTAAPNDGHPLIANPHIASAPARRQAPTRATTHRHAPTNRALSHLRTRTERGAATAEYAITIVGACAIGGLLVSLLKSPAMQNALKSIINYGLKMAGVEGVHL, encoded by the coding sequence ATGCCCCAGGCAGCAACAGCCACCAGCAACCACCCCACAAACCCACCCTCAACGCACTCCGCAAATGCCGCCAACCCGCACAACCACAAACCCGCCAACAACTCCGACCGCGCACCCGAGCACACCGCCCCGGACCCGAGCCACCCCGACACCGCCGCACCGAACGACGGCCACCCATTGATCGCCAATCCCCACATCGCATCCGCGCCCGCCCGCCGCCAGGCCCCCACCAGAGCCACCACCCACCGCCACGCCCCCACCAACCGCGCGCTCTCCCACCTCCGCACCCGCACGGAACGCGGTGCCGCAACCGCCGAGTACGCCATCACCATCGTCGGCGCCTGCGCAATCGGCGGCCTACTGGTCTCCCTCCTGAAATCCCCAGCAATGCAAAACGCCCTCAAATCGATCATCAACTACGGCCTGAAGATGGCTGGCGTAGAAGGCGTCCACCTGTAA
- a CDS encoding type II secretion system F family protein: MPYALTAVTAVALSTYLLIPPRPDLRRLTPPRPRTRPQPPRAHRLAATGAALAALLLIGFPWGLIPAAVAYYAIPRAISRLEPAATKQRNARIARDLPLAIDLLTACLRAGRPPQHALTLVADALPGPLADIFTKIAHHLALGTDPATAWAHLRTEPPCVPMARAITRSLRSGAPLSKTLEHLADETRRAHHHTADQHARAAESRAALPLGLCFLPAFVLLSIVPTIADSLIPFLLHP; this comes from the coding sequence ATGCCATACGCCTTGACCGCCGTCACAGCCGTTGCCCTCAGCACCTATCTCCTGATTCCCCCAAGGCCCGACCTCCGCCGCCTGACTCCTCCAAGACCTCGCACCCGCCCCCAACCCCCACGCGCCCACCGCCTAGCCGCAACCGGCGCAGCCCTAGCCGCACTCCTCCTCATCGGCTTCCCCTGGGGCCTGATCCCCGCCGCCGTCGCGTACTACGCAATCCCCCGAGCGATCTCCCGCCTCGAACCAGCCGCCACCAAACAACGCAACGCCCGAATAGCCCGCGACCTCCCCCTGGCGATCGACCTACTGACCGCCTGCCTCCGAGCCGGCCGCCCACCCCAACATGCCCTGACCCTGGTAGCCGACGCCCTCCCCGGCCCCCTCGCGGACATCTTCACCAAGATCGCCCATCACCTAGCCCTGGGAACCGACCCAGCCACCGCCTGGGCACACCTACGCACAGAACCGCCCTGCGTCCCCATGGCCCGAGCCATCACCCGCTCCCTCCGCTCCGGCGCCCCACTCTCCAAAACCCTCGAACACCTAGCCGACGAAACCCGCCGCGCCCATCACCACACCGCCGACCAACACGCCCGCGCCGCAGAATCCCGCGCCGCCCTCCCACTAGGCCTCTGCTTCCTCCCCGCCTTCGTCCTCCTCTCGATCGTCCCCACAATCGCCGACTCCCTGATCCCGTTCCTCCTCCACCCCTGA
- a CDS encoding type II secretion system F family protein, whose translation MSSAFAAALLTALACTLALRPRSPGLHRLAPHTTRHPQRPHPQLPTQQLTTQQLTTQQLTTQQQAGIQPTPTPRPQPTHRHLRPRLRRAWLLIPPTATATALFGIQALVSTLAITTVLALIANQRALHHQQKTATTRRTNIIEALDVLAADLTAGRPPITALEGAASISPDFEPVHAAAKLGADVPAALTRAATTPGATSLRALAAAWRVTEESGAAFATLTERLANALRADEAIRRQTESSLAGARSTARILATLPALGIALGYALGADPLTFLTATPPGWLCLTTGLALTALGLHWTTRLSNPPP comes from the coding sequence ATGAGTTCAGCCTTCGCCGCCGCACTCCTGACCGCCCTCGCCTGCACCCTCGCCCTCCGCCCCCGCTCACCAGGCCTCCACCGCCTGGCACCCCACACCACCCGACACCCCCAACGCCCGCACCCGCAACTGCCCACCCAGCAACTGACCACCCAGCAACTGACCACCCAGCAACTGACCACCCAGCAACAGGCTGGCATCCAGCCCACCCCGACCCCTCGCCCCCAACCCACCCACCGACACCTCCGCCCCCGACTCCGCCGCGCATGGCTCCTGATCCCACCCACCGCCACAGCCACCGCCCTGTTCGGCATCCAAGCCCTCGTCTCAACCCTCGCAATCACCACCGTCCTGGCCCTCATCGCCAACCAACGAGCCCTCCACCACCAGCAAAAGACCGCAACAACCCGCCGCACAAACATCATCGAAGCCCTGGACGTACTCGCCGCAGACCTCACCGCCGGCCGCCCACCCATCACCGCCCTGGAAGGCGCCGCCTCCATCAGCCCCGACTTCGAACCCGTCCACGCAGCAGCCAAACTCGGCGCCGACGTCCCCGCCGCCCTGACCCGAGCCGCCACAACCCCAGGCGCAACCAGCCTCCGAGCCCTTGCCGCAGCGTGGCGCGTCACCGAAGAATCCGGCGCCGCCTTCGCAACCCTCACCGAACGCCTCGCCAACGCCCTCCGAGCCGACGAAGCCATCCGCCGCCAAACGGAATCGAGCCTCGCAGGCGCCCGCTCCACCGCCCGAATCCTCGCCACCCTCCCCGCCCTAGGCATAGCCCTCGGCTACGCACTAGGAGCCGACCCCCTCACCTTCCTAACCGCCACCCCACCCGGCTGGCTCTGCCTAACCACAGGCCTAGCCCTAACCGCCCTAGGCCTCCACTGGACAACCCGCCTCTCAAACCCCCCACCCTGA
- a CDS encoding TadA family conjugal transfer-associated ATPase — protein sequence MTTTAVPPDLLDRVRGTLALTGAEPTPAHVAAALRADGTVCGDAMVLAVVTALRREALGAGPLDSLLAEPGVTDILVNGPDEVYIDRGRGLEFVAIRTGDEQAIRRLATRLAAAAGRRLDDSTPYVDVRLSDGTRFHAVLAPIAAPGTCLSLRVPSRKVFTLDDLIAAGSLPEAGAAIMHDLLDSRVAFLISGGTGTGKTTLLNSLLSMTNPAERLVLVEDANELRPDHPHVVRLEARPPNVEGAGEISLRDLVRQALRMRPDRLVVGEVRGAEVVDLLTALNTGHEGGCGTIHANSASDIPARLEALGALAGLSPTAIHSQAASALHAVIHLTRTPTGHRRIAEIHTLTKPPNGPLTTHPAVTFHPNNTLTVHPPAHRFTTIPPTPNSPAPIGTVPPTTQPTPAQPPGVNAPAPHLVSPATTPSPTAGAA from the coding sequence ATGACCACTACCGCCGTGCCACCCGACCTGCTCGACCGCGTCCGTGGCACCCTCGCACTCACCGGCGCCGAGCCGACACCGGCCCACGTCGCGGCAGCACTCCGCGCCGACGGCACCGTCTGCGGCGACGCGATGGTCCTCGCGGTCGTTACCGCCCTCCGCCGCGAAGCCCTCGGCGCAGGCCCACTCGACAGCCTCCTCGCCGAACCAGGCGTCACCGACATCCTGGTCAACGGCCCCGACGAGGTCTACATCGACCGAGGCCGCGGCCTCGAGTTCGTCGCCATCCGCACCGGCGACGAACAAGCCATCCGCCGACTGGCCACCCGCCTCGCCGCAGCAGCAGGCCGCCGCCTCGACGACTCCACCCCGTACGTCGACGTACGCCTCTCGGACGGCACCCGCTTCCACGCCGTCCTCGCCCCGATCGCCGCCCCGGGCACCTGCTTGTCCCTCCGCGTCCCGTCCCGCAAAGTCTTCACGCTCGACGACCTCATCGCGGCCGGATCCCTACCCGAAGCCGGCGCCGCGATCATGCACGACCTCCTCGACTCCCGCGTGGCCTTCCTGATCAGCGGCGGTACAGGCACCGGCAAGACCACCCTGCTCAATTCCCTGCTGTCCATGACGAACCCCGCCGAGCGCCTGGTCCTGGTCGAAGACGCCAACGAACTCCGCCCCGACCATCCCCACGTGGTCCGCCTGGAAGCCCGCCCACCCAACGTCGAAGGCGCCGGCGAGATCTCCCTCCGCGATCTGGTCCGCCAAGCCCTCCGCATGCGCCCCGACCGCTTGGTAGTAGGCGAGGTCCGGGGCGCGGAAGTAGTAGACCTCCTGACCGCCCTCAACACAGGCCACGAAGGCGGCTGCGGCACCATCCACGCCAACTCCGCCTCCGACATTCCCGCCCGCCTGGAAGCCCTGGGTGCCCTAGCTGGCCTCTCCCCAACAGCGATCCACAGCCAAGCAGCCTCAGCCCTCCACGCAGTAATCCACCTGACCCGGACCCCCACCGGCCACCGCCGAATAGCCGAGATCCACACCCTCACCAAACCCCCGAACGGCCCCCTAACCACCCACCCCGCCGTCACCTTCCACCCCAACAACACCCTCACCGTCCATCCCCCCGCCCACCGCTTCACCACCATCCCACCCACACCGAACTCACCCGCCCCGATCGGAACTGTGCCGCCGACCACCCAGCCCACACCCGCCCAACCCCCGGGTGTCAACGCCCCTGCACCCCATCTGGTCTCGCCTGCGACCACACCGTCACCTACCGCGGGTGCCGCATGA
- the ssd gene encoding septum site-determining protein Ssd produces the protein MATTNEGLLDDLLRLAAAASVTPHVEPDLHGLRRNWHACSLVVVGRDLAEPLARAQPAHRPGVVVVGSAVDGDDLYRCAFDIGADVVCRLPDEEPLLAGKLADALDGADRAAVTLAFVGGCGGAGSTTLAAAVAVLGNRRGFRTMLIDGDPLGGGIELALGIERDPGDRWPKLLNASGRVSAAALRSALPSVDGLAVLSWDQSDVTVLPPDTMSSVIGAAQRSADLVVLDLPRRADPTVEEGFIRSTATLLVVPCDVRSVAAAKRLSGPLRSVAGDVRLVARESRPGLAPTDVASHLSLPLATKLGLDPKLPTAMDEGRFAPTRRSPLTRAATNILNLFDRDHPDAAPSPF, from the coding sequence ATGGCAACTACCAACGAGGGCTTGCTCGACGATCTGCTGCGGCTGGCCGCCGCCGCGTCCGTCACGCCGCACGTCGAGCCCGACCTGCACGGCCTGCGGCGCAACTGGCATGCGTGTTCGCTGGTGGTCGTCGGCCGTGACCTGGCCGAGCCGTTGGCGCGCGCCCAGCCCGCGCATCGTCCCGGAGTCGTGGTGGTCGGATCGGCCGTGGACGGCGACGACCTCTATCGCTGTGCTTTCGACATCGGCGCTGACGTTGTCTGCCGCTTGCCCGACGAGGAGCCGCTGCTCGCCGGCAAACTGGCGGACGCGCTGGACGGCGCCGATCGTGCCGCGGTGACGCTGGCCTTCGTCGGCGGCTGCGGGGGAGCGGGATCGACCACGCTCGCCGCCGCGGTCGCCGTGCTCGGCAATCGCCGAGGGTTCCGGACGATGCTCATCGACGGTGACCCACTCGGTGGCGGGATCGAGCTTGCCCTCGGCATCGAACGCGATCCGGGCGACCGCTGGCCGAAGCTCCTGAACGCGTCGGGCCGCGTCAGTGCCGCCGCGCTCCGCTCCGCCTTGCCATCGGTCGACGGCCTGGCGGTCCTGTCCTGGGACCAGTCCGACGTCACGGTCCTGCCGCCGGACACCATGAGCTCGGTCATCGGTGCGGCGCAACGCAGCGCCGACCTGGTCGTCCTGGACCTACCCCGCCGCGCCGATCCCACGGTTGAAGAAGGCTTCATCCGTTCGACCGCGACGCTCCTGGTCGTCCCCTGCGACGTCCGCTCGGTTGCTGCCGCCAAACGCCTCTCCGGCCCACTCAGGTCCGTCGCCGGCGACGTGCGCCTGGTAGCCCGCGAATCCCGCCCCGGCCTCGCACCCACCGATGTCGCGTCCCATCTCTCCTTGCCCCTAGCAACAAAACTCGGTCTGGACCCCAAACTCCCGACAGCCATGGACGAAGGCCGCTTCGCTCCCACCCGCCGAAGCCCTCTGACCCGAGCCGCCACCAACATCCTCAACCTCTTCGACCGTGACCATCCCGACGCCGCCCCGTCACCCTTCTGA